A window of Cryptomeria japonica chromosome 3, Sugi_1.0, whole genome shotgun sequence contains these coding sequences:
- the LOC131069497 gene encoding LOW QUALITY PROTEIN: probable LRR receptor-like serine/threonine-protein kinase RKF3 (The sequence of the model RefSeq protein was modified relative to this genomic sequence to represent the inferred CDS: substituted 1 base at 1 genomic stop codon) has protein sequence MSEIREATGNFSESNLIGEGRFGMVYRGTLADGRRIAVKRSKDLKQRAEEEFSHEIQVISNTKHRNLLPLKGYSVGVIGQVPDQVLVYDFIENGSLADYFFSSTRPCLTWPQRFKILVGIARGLAYLHEDAKPAILHRDVKAANVLLDEELSPLVADFGMAKFKTAGKTHYTTRTVGTMGYVAPEXALYGYLNDKSDVFSFGIIMLELLTGRRAFDSRTDRLEHVLVSDWVVDMSQIGKSEEIIDERIRHSGNRQSMEKVLLLALQCAHPRVGRRPSIGEVLLILEGMESPSSNMICTLQSMEVDLESSLNNRGDFTWLISSHTADGAVQLANF, from the coding sequence ATGTCGGAGATAAGGGAAGCCACTGGGAATTTCTCAGAGTCGAATCTTATTGGGGAGGGGCGCTTCGGTATGGTGTACAGAGGAACTCTGGCAGACGGAAGGCGAATAGCTGTGAAGAGATCTAAGGACTTGAAGCAGAGAGCGGAAGAGGAATTTAGCCACGAGATCCAAGTCATCAGCAACACCAAGCACCGGAACTTGCTCCCTCTCAAAGGTTACAGCGTGGGGGTCATCGGCCAAGTGCCGGACCAGGTTCTGGTCTACGACTTCATCGAGAACGGGAGCCTGGCGGATTATTTCTTCAGCTCCACGCGTCCGTGCCTGACATGGCCGCAACGGTTCAAGATCTTGGTGGGAATAGCGAGGGGTCTGGCGTACCTGCACGAAGACGCGAAGCCGGCGATTCTTCACAGGGACGTGAAGGCGGCGAACGTTCTGCTGGACGAGGAGCTCAGCCCTCTCGTGGCGGATTTCGGGATGGCGAAATTCAAGACGGCAGGCAAGACGCACTACACCACGCGCACCGTGGGCACGATGGGCTACGTGGCTCCCGAGTAGGCGCTCTACGGTTACCTTAACGACAAGAGCGACGTCTTCAGCTTTGGCATCATTATGCTCGAGCTCTTGACTGGCCGCAGGGCTTTCGACTCGCGCACTGATCGTCTTGAGCACGTCCTCGTTTCCGACTGGGTGGTGGACATGAGTCAGATTGGGAAATCTGAAGAAATAATAGATGAGAGGATTAGGCATTCCGGTAACAGGCAAAGTATGGAGAAGGTGTTGTTGCTGGCGCTGCAGTGCGCCCACCCGAGAGTTGGGCGCAGGCCTTCCATCGGAGAGGTGTTGTTGATTCTGGAAGGCATGGAGAGCCCTTCGTCAAACATGATTTGTACACTGCAGAGCATGGAGGTGGACCTGGAATCCTCCTTGAATAACAGAGGCGACTTTACGTGGCTTATATCTTCCCACACTGCAGACGGGGCCGTCCAATTAGCTAATTTTTAG
- the LOC131069496 gene encoding probable receptor-like protein kinase At1g11050 — protein sequence MNNAHLISEKRMERTVMLVGALMSFAVVLPAARAGICPMNITRELDAHPWMLRQCLLRDKSFCCEGISDLIKILHFSWMHTTRSFLLPDNQTADSCVDEFSEQLIGRGIDSHLIANCRLDLHSFLSDSSTCNNITDFQSFEKTVNASSLRKNCNASRPGTFQCRDCVMAMGRALNYLTEIPLSGGKSKCPAFVLIYVGGGINCYDAIGPDAASCILSVNNLSAMATARRLPHNRVAPNAVTKTLVMTLVPSLGVLIIVLAAMVAYLRRLRSVKERQQRKLIRRYEILSETTGLIFFDMTEIKDAMGNFSESSLIGEGSFGRVYRGTLADGRRIAVKRFKDLRQRAEEEFSHEVQVISNTKHRNLLPLKGYSMGVIDQVPEQVLVYDLMENGSLADYFFSSTRPCLTWPQRFKILVGIARGLSYLHEDAKPAILHRDVKAANVLLDEELSPLVADFGMAKFKTAGKTHYTTRTVGTMGYVAPEYALYGYLNDKSDVFSFGIIVLELLTGRRAFESRTNRLEHVLVSDWVVDMSQNGKSGEIIDERIRHSGYRQSMERVLLLALQCAHPRVGCRPSIGEVLLILEGMESPSPNMISALQSMELDLESSCNSRGDFTWLISSEFT from the coding sequence ATGAATAACGCACATTTGATTTCTGAAAAGAGGATGGAGCGCACGGTGATGTTAGTGGGGGCGCTAATGTCTTTCGCTGTTGTCCTGCCAGCAGCGCGGGCAGGAATATGCCCAATGAATATAACGAGGGAACTGGATGCGCATCCATGGATGCTTCGGCAATGCTTATTAAGGGACAAATCATTTTGCTGCGAGGGCATCAGCGACCTGATCAAAATCCTGCACTTCTCCTGGATGCACACAACTCGTTCTTTTCTATTACCCGACAACCAAACGGCCGACTCCTGCGTCGATGAATTCAGCGAGCAACTCATAGGCCGCGGGATCGACTCCCATCTCATTGCAAATTGCAGGCTGGACCTCCATAGCTTCCTAAGCGACTCTTCCACCTGCAATAATATTACGGATTTTCAGAGCTTCGAGAAGACGGTCAATGCGTCGTCTCTGAGGAAAAACTGCAATGCATCGAGGCCGGGGACATTCCAGTGCAGAGACTGCGTGATGGCCATGGGCAGGGCGCTCAATTACTTGACTGAAATTCCCCTCTCAGGAGGGAAATCTAAATGCCCGGCGTTCGTGCTAATTTATGTGGGAGGCGGCATCAACTGCTACGACGCCATAGGCCCCGACGCCGCTTCTTGTATACTCAGCGTCAACAATTTGTCTGCCATGGCAACCGCAAGGCGTCTGCCTCATAACAGAGTGGCTCCCAACGCGGTTACCAAGACGCTTGTCATGACGCTCGTTCCTTCGCTGGGGGTGCTCATCATTGTGTTGGCCGCCATGGTTGCGTACCTGAGAAGGCTCCGCAGCGTGAAGGAGAGGCAACAGAGGAAGCTGATCCGGAGGTATGAGATCCTCAGCGAGACTACAGGTTTGATCTTCTTCGACATGACCGAGATAAAAGACGCCATGGGGAATTTCTCGGAGTCGAGCCTTATAGGAGAGGGGAGCTTCGGTAGGGTGTACAGAGGCACTCTGGCAGACGGAAGGCGAATAGCTGTGAAGAGATTCAAGGACTTAAGGCAGAGAGCGGAAGAGGAGTTCAGCCACGAGGTCCAGGTGATCAGCAACACCAAGCACCGGAACTTGCTCCCTCTGAAAGGCTACAGCATGGGGGTCATCGACCAAGTGCCGGAGCAAGTTCTGGTCTACGACTTGATGGAGAACGGAAGCCTGGCGGATTATTTCTTTAGCTCTACCCGACCCTGTCTGACATGGCCCCAACGGTTCAAGATCTTGGTGGGAATAGCGAGGGGGCTGTCGTACCTGCACGAAGATGCGAAGCCGGCGATTCTTCACAGGGACGTCAAGGCGGCAAATGTACTTCTGGACGAGGAACTCAGCCCTCTCGTGGCCGACTTTGGGATGGCCAAATTCAAGACGGCGGGCAAGACGCACTATACCACGCGCACTGTGGGCACGATGGGTTACGTGGCTCCCGAGTACGCGCTCTACGGTTACCTCAACGACAAGAGCGACGTCTTCAGCTTTGGTATCATTGTGCTCGAGCTCTTGACGGGTCGTCGGGCTTTCGAATCGCGCACTAATCGTCTCGAGCACGTCCTCGTCTCCGACTGGGTTGTGGACATGAGTCAGAATGGGAAATCTGGAGAAATAATAGACGAGAGGATTCGGCATTCCGGTTACAGGCAGAGTATGGAGAGGGTGTTGTTGTTGGCGCTGCAGTGCGCCCACCCGAGAGTTGGGTGCAGGCCTTCCATCGGTGAGGTGCTGTTGATTCTGGAAGGCATGGAGAGCCCTTCGCCAAACATGATTTCTGCACTACAGAGCATGGAACTGGACCTCGAATCCTCCTGCAATAGCAGAGGCGACTTTACATGGCTTATATCTTCCGAATTTACGTGA
- the LOC131069495 gene encoding cold-responsive protein kinase 1, translating into MERTGMLVRALVLFAGVLPSSAGVCPLNITAELDAYPGMYQRCLVDKSHCCEDITDLIKSLRFSWMHKTRSFLLPDNRTAESCVDEFSEQLIGRGIDSKLIATCGLGVHSFLSDTSSCNNIKDFQSFQKTINVSTLGQNCNAAGPGDFECRDCVRAMGMALYSLNQIPIKGKSKCPEFVIIYVGGGINCYDALGPGAAFCILSVNNLTALPPPPPRPNKAASNAVNRTLIMTLVPSLAVLILVLAAVFWYLRRLRSVKECQQRKLIRRYEILGESTGLIFFNMPEIKEATGNFSKSNLIGEGSFGMVYRGTLVDGRRIAVKRFKDLRQRAEEEFSHEVQIISSAKHRNLLPLKGCSVGIIAQVPEQVLVYDFMENGSLADYLFSSTRPCLTWPQRFKILVGIARGLAYLHEDAKPAILHRDVKAANVLLDEELSPLVADFGMAKFKTAGKTHYTTRTVGTMGYVAPEYALYGYLNDKSDVFSFGIIVVELLTGRRAFDPSSNRLEHVLVSDWVVDMSQNGKCSEIIDEGIRDSCYTESMKKVLLLALQCAHPRVGCRPSIGEALLILEGMESPSPNMICALQSMEVDLETSLNNRGDFTWLISSDTGDGLTLSNSSSSSGSREISV; encoded by the coding sequence ATGGAGCGGACGGGGATGCTGGTGAGAGCGCTAGTTTTGTTCGCGGGTGTACTGCCATCTTCGGCAGGAGTATGCCCTCTGAATATAACCGCGGAACTGGATGCGTATCCAGGGATGTATCAGCGATGCTTAGTTGACAAATCTCATTGCTGCGAAGACATAACAGACTTGATCAAAAGCCTGCGATTCTCCTGGATGCACAAGACTCGTTCTTTCCTCTTACCCGACAACCGCACAGCTGAATCCTGTGTCGATGAATTCAGCGAGCAGCTCATAGGTCGCGGGATCGACTCCAAACTCATCGCAACTTGCGGACTCGGGGTCCATAGCTTCCTAAGCGACACTTCCTCCTGCAACAATATTAAGGATTTTCAAAGCTTCCAGAAGACGATCAACGTGTCCACCCTGGGGCAAAACTGCAACGCAGCGGGGCCGGGCGATTTCGAGTGCAGGGACTGCGTGAGGGCCATGGGCATGGCTCTCTATTCCTTGAATCAAATCCCCATCAAGGGGAAGTCCAAGTGCCCCGAATTCGTGATAATTTACGTGGGAGGCGGCATCAACTGCTACGACGCCCTCGGCCCTGGCGCCGCTTTTTGTATTCTCAGCGTCAACAATTTGACTGCCTTGCCTCCTCCACCTCCAAGGCCAAACAAAGCGGCTTCCAATGCGGTTAACAGGACGCTTATCATGACGCTTGTTCCTTCCCTGGCGGTGCTCATTCTTGTGTTGGCCGCCGTTTTTTGGTACCTCCGAAGGCTGCGGAGCGTGAAGGAATGCCAACAGAGGAAGCTGATCCGGAGGTATGAGATCCTCGGTGAGAGCACCGGTTTGATTTTCTTCAACATGCCGGAGATAAAAGAAGCTACTGGGAATTTCTCGAAGTCGAATCTGATCGGGGAAGGGAGCTTCGGTATGGTGTACAGAGGCACTCTGGTAGACGGAAGGCGAATAGCTGTGAAGAGATTTAAGGACTTGAGGCAGAGAGCGGAGGAGGAGTTCAGCCACGAGGTCCAGATCATCAGTAGCGCTAAGCACCGGAACTTGTTGCCTCTGAAAGGCTGCAGCGTGGGGATCATCGCCCAAGTTCCAGAGCAGGTTCTGGTCTACGACTTCATGGAGAACGGAAGCCTGGCGGATTATTTGTTTAGCTCTACCCGGCCGTGCCTGACGTGGCCACAACGGTTCAAGATCTTGGTGGGAATAGCGAGGGGTCTGGCATACCTGCACGAAGACGCGAAGCCGGCGATTCTTCACAGAGACGTCAAGGCGGCAAACGTTCTGCTGGACGAGGAGCTCAGCCCTCTCGTGGCGGATTTCGGGATGGCGAAATTCAAGACGGCGGGCAAGACGCACTACACCACGCGCACCGTGGGCACGATGGGCTACGTGGCTCCTGAGTACGCGCTCTACGGTTACCTTAACGACAAGAGCGACGTCTTTAGCTTTGGTATAATTGTGGTCGAGCTCTTGACGGGTCGTCGGGCTTTCGACCCGAGCTCTAATCGGCTTGAGCACGTCCTCGTTTCCGACTGGGTTGTGGACATGAGTCAGAATGGGAAATGTAGCGAAATAATAGACGAGGGGATTAGGGATTCCTGTTACACGGAGAGTATGAAGAAGGTGTTGTTGCTGGCGCTGCAGTGTGCCCACCCGAGAGTTGGGTGCAGGCCTTCCATCGGGGAGGCGTTGTTGATTCTGGAAGGCATGGAGAGCCCTTCGCCAAATATGATTTGCGCACTGCAGAGCATGGAGGTGGACCTAGAAACTTCCTTGAATAACAGAGGCGACTTTACGTGGCTCATATCTTCCGACACTGGCGATGGCCTCACTTTGTCCAATTCTAGCTCTTCGTCAGGCTCCCGCGAAATCTCAGTGTGA